The segment CCATACCCTTCAGATCCTTGCAGAGGGTGGCACCGCACTTATCCTGAAAGTTTTGCAGCAGTTCTTTGGAAATGCGGGGTGTGCCCTTGCCGTCTGTGACAACGCCCGCCACCATCACAGCGCCGATCAGTGCGCCGCAGGTGCTTTCCATGCAGCCCATGCCGGCGGCATAGCCCGCGCCCAACTTCATCAGGGTGTCGGTATCTACCGGCAGCCTGTCCTCAAATGCCTTCAGCACCGCCTGTGCGCAGTTGCACTGTCCGGCGGCTTTCCATGCGGCAGCCTGCGCTGCCCGTTCTTCAATGTTCATTTTACAGTCCTCTTTCTTCAAAGTATCCACAACTTGCTTTTACGCTCCACAATACGGTATCGTCCTGATACACAGCTTTCTGTCCGCATCAAAGGTATTTCCGGATGGTCGGCACAAGGATATTCATATTGATCGGCTTTGCAACATGGTCGTTCATCCCGGCATCCAGTGCCGCCTGCCGATCTTCGGAAAAGGCATTTGCAGTCATGGCGATGATGGGAATATCCGCTTTTTGGGGGTCTTCCATTCTCCGGATCTTTTTTGCTGCATCGTAGCCGTTCATCACAGGCATCTGGATGTCCATAAGGATCAGCTGATACGTTCCGTTCGCAGCTTTTTCCAGCATATCCACACATTCCACGCCGTCTTTGGCGCGGTCTACCGTGCAGCCCTCTTCCTGCAGCAGTTCGGCGG is part of the Faecalibacterium sp. HTF-F genome and harbors:
- a CDS encoding C-GCAxxG-C-C family protein yields the protein MNIEERAAQAAAWKAAGQCNCAQAVLKAFEDRLPVDTDTLMKLGAGYAAGMGCMESTCGALIGAVMVAGVVTDGKGTPRISKELLQNFQDKCGATLCKDLKGMETGTPLCPCPECVRNAVLALGEVLGE